TGACTCCAGGAGGCCCACAAGATGGTGAGGGAGGCCAACGTCAAGCAGGCCAATGCCGAGAAACAGCTGAAAGAAGCCCTGGGCAAGGTGAGCTCGTTGCCCGCCGTTGCCCGCCGTTGCCCGCCGTTGCCCGCCGTTGCTTTTTTTGTCACTGCCGCCGTCACTGGGCTCAAGCTTTTGCCCTCCCCTCCTGCCGGTCAGATTGATGTGCTGCAGGCGGAGGTGCAGGCCCTGAAGACGCTGGTGCTGTCGTCACCCACGTCTCCCGTGGGCGAGCTCCCCAACGTGGGCGGTGGCGGGGGGAAGGCGGCCTTCCGGAAGGGCCACAGCAGGAACAAGAGCACCTCCTCGGCCATCCTGGGAACGCAGGCCGACCCGTCGGCCACGCAGCCCATCGTGCGGGAGTGTCGAGAGGTGCCGCAGCGCTCCGGCCCGAGCCCGCTTgagcgctggctggctggctggctggctggctcacgGCGCggtgtcttgcttgcaggcgGATGCGCAGCTCTTCAGCGAGTTCAAGGCCTGGAAGGGGGAGCCCACGCTGGACCGCCGCTGCTGCTTCCTGGAACGAGTTTACCGCGAGGACATCTACCCCTGCCTCAACTTCAGCAAGAGCGAGGTCAGCGTGCAATGCTCCCAAACGTCTGAAAGTTAGTTCAACACCATTACGTtgactcctcctcctcagctGGGGTCGGCCATCTTGGAGTCGGTGGAGCAGAACACACTCAGCGTGGAGCCGGTGGGCTTCCAGCCGCTGCCCGTCGTCAAAGCCTCGGCGGTCGAGTGCGGCGGACCAAAGTGAGACCAGACCGCGCTTCCTCCAACTTTGGCTTCCTCGCCCGCTGTCCGACCACGCCGTGCAAACGTTTGTGTGTCGTCGCAGGAAGTGCGCCCTGAGCGGACAGACCAAAACCTGCAAGCACAGAATCAAGTTTGGAGACTCGCCCAACTATTACTTTGTATCCCCGTACTGCCGATA
This is a stretch of genomic DNA from Syngnathus typhle isolate RoL2023-S1 ecotype Sweden linkage group LG21, RoL_Styp_1.0, whole genome shotgun sequence. It encodes these proteins:
- the rab3ip gene encoding rab-3A-interacting protein isoform X3, which produces MARSSANAETLEGFHEVNLTSPTTPDLLQAEQRPGACHGAPPTSLYRTHSLGAPPAGLRADQLPTRPVYSMPTHARNGSAQGPETDGVESNFLSGDDGGDECGGLSDSFTRLRGPSVTEVREKGYERLKDELAKAQREAHKMVREANVKQANAEKQLKEALGKIDVLQAEVQALKTLVLSSPTSPVGELPNVGGGGGKAAFRKGHSRNKSTSSAILGTQADPSATQPIVRECREADAQLFSEFKAWKGEPTLDRRCCFLERVYREDIYPCLNFSKSELGSAILESVEQNTLSVEPVGFQPLPVVKASAVECGGPKKCALSGQTKTCKHRIKFGDSPNYYFVSPYCRYRITAVCNFFTYIRYIHQGLVKQQDAEQMFWEVMQLRREMSLAKLGYFKDNL